In one Cyprinus carpio isolate SPL01 chromosome B2, ASM1834038v1, whole genome shotgun sequence genomic region, the following are encoded:
- the LOC109080039 gene encoding tripartite motif-containing protein 16-like: MAEARISVDQKEFMCAVCLDLLKDPVAIPCGHSYCKICITDCWDQEDQKRVYSCPQCRQTFSPRPALARNTMLAEVVEKLKKTRLSADCDAGAGDVQCDVCTGRKYKAVKSCLVCLESYCQTHFERHEEYHSRKPHKVTEATGRLQEMICQKHEKILEVFCRTDQKCICLLCTIIEHKNHDIVPAADQRTEKQKQLKETQKTLQQRIQQREKDLQQLRETVESHKRSAQTAVEDSERIFTELIRSIERSCSELIRLIRDQEKTAVSRAEERLERLEQEINDLRRRDDELEQLSHTQDHIQFLQSFQSLSAPPESTDGNDDLFSSLFSSDALRESVHQLRDKLEDFCKKEIKKISDRVTLTNIVPRTRKDFLQYSRQLTLDLNTVNKLLLLSENNRVITFTDTDHSYPDHPDRFDAWHQVLCRESVCGRCYWELEWSGDVFISVSYKSISRKGRGKECVFGGNDQSWNLRCSSSIYSFIHNNIETDLSVKPISRRIGVFVDHSAGTLSFYSVSDTMSLIHTVQTTFTQTLYPGFTVCIESSVTLC, from the exons atggcagaagccagaatTTCAGTGGATCAGAAGGAGTTCATGTGtgcagtgtgtctggatctcctgaaggatccagtggccattccctgtggacacagttactgtaagatctgtattacagactgctgggatcaggaggatcagaagagagtctacagctgccctcagtgcagacagaccttcagtccaagacctgctttagctagaaacaccatgctggctgaagtggtggagaaactgaagaagaccagactctctgctgactgtgacgctggagctggagatgtgcagtgtgacgtctgtactggaagaaaatacaaagccgtcaagtcctgtctggtgtgtctggagtcttactgtcaaactcattttgagCGACACGAGGAGTATCATTCACGTAAACCACACAAAGTGACtgaagccactggacgactgcaggagatgatctgccagaaacatgagaagatcctcgaggttttctgtcgcactgatcAGAAGTGTATATGTCTGCTGTGTACGAttattgaacataaaaaccatgacattgTACCAGCTGCAGaccagaggacagagaaacag aagcagctgaaggagacgcagaagacgctccagcagagaatccagcagagagagaaagatctccagcagctgagagagactgtggagtctcataag cgctctgcacagacagcagtggaggacagtgagaggatctttactgagctcatccgctccattgagagaagctgctctgagctgatacgactgatcagagatcaggaaaagactgcagtgagtcgagctgaagaacgactggagcgactggagcaggagatcaatgatctgaggaggagagacgatgagctggagcagctttcacacacacaggatcacatccagttcctgcag agtttccagtctctctcagcacctcctgaatctacagacggaaatgatgatctcttcagttctctcttctcttctgatgctctgagagaatctgtccatcagctgagagacaaactggaggatttctgcaaaaaggagatcaagaagatctcagacagag tcacactcaccaacattgttcccagaaccaggaaggacttcctacaat attcccgtcagctcactctggatctgaacacagtgaacAAACTCCTCCTTCTGTCTGAGAACAACAGAGTGATTACATTCACTGACACAGATCActcgtatcctgatcatccagacagatttgatgcgTGGcatcaggtgttgtgtagagagagtgtgtgtggacgctgttactgggagctggagtggagtggagatgtgtttatatcagtgtcatataagagcatcagcaggaagggacggggtaaagagtgtgtgtttggaggtaatgatcagtcctggaatTTGCGCTGCTCTTCCTCCATTTACTCATTCATACACAATAACATAGAGACTGATCTCTCTGTGAAGCCCATCAGCAgaagaataggagtgtttgtggatcacagtgcaggaactctgtccttctacagcgtctctgacacaatgagcctcatccacacagtccagaccacattcactcagacgctctatcctgggtttactGTTTGTATAGAATCATCAGTGacactgtgttga